In Cetobacterium sp. ZOR0034, a single window of DNA contains:
- a CDS encoding recombinase family protein yields MIKYYVRVSTVEQKLDRQLLAYDKADIVYSDKVSGKDKERPQLKVMLEGLQKGDVVVVKSLDRLSRSTMDLLEIAKEIEDKGATLKVLDKDIDTGTAIGKFFLTIIGAVAELERENINQRVREGVAIAKAEGKYKGRKKGSIELKGDSLNRFKMFYNKGFNKTELSKEFGVPRATIYRWEKVLKERGEI; encoded by the coding sequence ATGATTAAGTATTATGTTAGAGTTTCTACAGTAGAGCAAAAATTAGATAGACAACTTTTAGCTTATGACAAAGCTGATATTGTATATAGTGATAAAGTGTCTGGAAAAGATAAAGAAAGACCTCAGTTGAAAGTTATGTTAGAGGGATTACAAAAGGGTGATGTAGTAGTAGTTAAATCTTTAGATAGATTAAGTCGTAGCACAATGGATCTATTAGAAATAGCTAAGGAGATTGAAGATAAAGGAGCTACTCTAAAAGTTTTAGATAAAGACATTGATACTGGAACAGCTATTGGTAAATTCTTTTTAACTATAATTGGAGCTGTTGCAGAATTAGAAAGAGAAAACATCAACCAGAGAGTTAGAGAAGGTGTTGCTATTGCTAAGGCTGAAGGGAAATACAAAGGAAGAAAAAAAGGTAGTATTGAATTAAAAGGTGATAGTTTAAATAGATTTAAGATGTTTTATAATAAGGGATTCAATAAGACCGAGCTATCAAAAGAGTTTGGAGTTCCAAGAGCTACTATATATAGATGGGAAAAGGTTCTTAAAGAAAGAGGAGAAATATAA
- a CDS encoding P-loop NTPase fold protein, with product MNIQEIYNKDLFGRKKIIRTLMEYIRSYENECKVISIHSPWGTGKTTFLEMWVYYLTLEEEIKNKYYPIYFNAWENDDSKNPLMSILIELNELPEFKESTESKVLTTIASVLSTKAPKFFFKALLGFLPLDEKIKTEINIFLSSLIDDGMTLDTIKEAFKDKDKLEIYSEKFSDFNVELIRKKIKKLFIKNLENFQQKTDKRIIFFVDELDRCRPTFAIETLEIIKHLFSVKNYNFVLAWDLEQLSYSIATIYGNNMDTGGYLRRFVDLEYSLPEVNKGNYINNLMNSEIHNLFLAILKAFDFSLRDLEKITNIIKINDGFSSVYFNSSTLEGQYLYILGYLFFSLKYKNPVLHIKLKNKTLTENEKIALVKILEETSRIALDSYNNRVSDNYKIPLISYDNFLVLISKLVSTTTLRQKVEIEISPQVKIDIASLVNSNGINKLLDISLYF from the coding sequence ATGAATATTCAAGAGATTTACAATAAAGATTTATTTGGAAGAAAAAAAATTATAAGAACTTTAATGGAATACATTCGGAGTTACGAAAATGAGTGTAAAGTTATATCAATTCATTCTCCTTGGGGAACAGGAAAAACAACATTTTTAGAAATGTGGGTATACTATCTAACATTAGAGGAAGAAATAAAAAATAAGTATTATCCAATATATTTTAATGCTTGGGAAAATGATGATTCTAAAAATCCGTTAATGTCTATTCTTATTGAATTGAATGAGCTACCTGAATTTAAAGAATCTACTGAATCTAAAGTTTTAACAACAATTGCGAGTGTTTTATCTACGAAGGCACCTAAATTTTTTTTTAAGGCATTACTTGGATTTTTACCTTTAGATGAAAAGATAAAAACAGAAATTAATATTTTTTTGAGCTCTTTGATTGACGATGGAATGACATTAGATACTATAAAAGAGGCTTTCAAAGATAAAGATAAATTAGAGATTTATTCTGAAAAATTTAGTGATTTCAATGTCGAACTAATTAGAAAAAAAATAAAAAAATTATTTATTAAAAATCTTGAAAATTTTCAACAAAAAACAGATAAAAGAATTATATTTTTTGTAGATGAATTAGATAGATGTAGACCTACTTTCGCGATTGAAACTTTGGAGATCATTAAGCACCTATTTTCCGTTAAAAACTATAATTTTGTATTAGCTTGGGATTTGGAGCAACTTTCGTACTCAATAGCGACTATATATGGAAATAATATGGACACAGGAGGATACTTAAGAAGATTTGTGGATTTAGAGTATAGCTTACCAGAAGTTAATAAGGGGAATTATATAAATAATTTAATGAATAGCGAAATTCATAATTTATTTTTAGCAATTTTAAAAGCTTTTGATTTTTCTTTAAGAGATTTAGAAAAAATCACAAATATTATTAAGATTAACGATGGCTTCAGTAGTGTTTATTTTAACTCTTCTACATTAGAAGGACAATATTTATATATATTAGGGTATCTTTTCTTTTCTCTAAAATATAAGAATCCAGTATTACATATAAAATTAAAAAATAAGACATTGACAGAAAATGAGAAAATAGCATTAGTTAAAATTTTAGAAGAAACAAGTCGAATTGCACTTGATTCATATAATAATAGAGTATCAGATAATTATAAAATTCCATTAATTAGTTATGACAATTTTTTAGTGTTAATTTCTAAATTAGTGAGTACAACGACATTACGTCAAAAAGTAGAAATTGAAATATCTCCGCAAGTTAAAATCGATATAGCTAGTTTGGTTAACTCAAATGGTATTAATAAGCTATTAGATATAAGTTTATATTTTTAG